The sequence below is a genomic window from Spiroplasma gladiatoris.
TATTTTTTCAATTTTATATAGATTATTGTCAATTACTTTGCAACTATAAATAGTTTCATTAAACATCATTTTGTTTGAACTTTTTTCTATCTTTTTAGTAAATTTATAATCAAAACTATTAATGTCATTAACGATTAAGTTTATTTCTTCTCTTTTAATAATTTCTTTTTCATCTAATTCTCCAATTATTTTATTCATAGTTCTTCCATCATAAATATCAATAATTGGAGCTAATGCACAAATTGTTGCATCCACTGCATGATGTTTAAAATCATCACGATCTTTTTTAGGTAAATATAAGAAGTTATTTCTTATATAATTTGTAAATCCCCCATTAATTGTTTTAATTGAATAAGGTTTTTTTAATTCTTTTTTAAAAAAAGTTAAATAGTTTTTTACTTCTAAAGTTGCATATCTAGTATCATTTAAGTTTCTATTAATAAAACTTTTTTTAACTTCTGTGTCATTTATATCTTGTTCAAATATTAAATTTTGATACTTATTATAACCATACTTTCCAAATTTTTTACTTCCAACATAATTTATATACATTAATGATTTAAATTGTTCTCAATCACGATGTATTTCTCTAAAGTATTCATATGGTGTTTTTTTACCCTTTTGTTGATTTTCATTTTGTAATACCAATACTTTATTGGTTCTAGAATCGTCTAATGACACTGAAAAAGGAATAATATGATCAATTTCACAATAATTTGGATCATTAAAAAGTCTAGTTATATCTATTTTTTCACCAGAATACACACATTTACCATCTTGTTCATTTAATAAAGTTAATTTTAATCTTGTTTTAAAATCAATTCTTTTAGTGTTTTGATTATAATTTTTTTCAATTTCAGTTCTTTCTTTTTCATTTTTCTTTTGAATTTCATTAATATATTTTTTTCTATCTTCTGAATTTGATTCTCTTGCTAATTCAATTACAATATCTTTAATTTCAATATCAGACATTTTTTCAATTTCTTTAATGATTTTTAAACTTTCAATTAAAGATCTTTTAACAACTGGAGATATATACATCTCTGAAATTTTTTGTCTTAAAACAGGCATTTTTGTAAATTTTCTATCTATTTTGATGTTGTAATCTGGTTTTATATTATTTTCAGAAAAAATTTGCATGTGATTTTTATTTTCATATCACATTTCTTCAATAGCAATATTCATAGTTTTTGCACTTAGACTATGAGTACCTGTTAAACTTATTAAACTAATTGCTTCAATTTGTTTATCATCTAATAAATTGCTATTTATTTTTAAAAGTTGTTCTTTTCTAGAATCTGAACTTTGAAAAACAGTTAGTATTTCTACAATTTTATCTAATAAATCAATATTTTTTAAACTTATAAAATCATACTTTAAATTTGAACTTATTAAAATACTTCTAATTTTATTAATAGATTCAAATTTTGTGAAATTTGGTTTTTCATCTTTATCGATTCGATAACCAGTAATATCACTTTCTTTTACTTTTAATAACTTTGCAATAATTTTTAAAGTAATATTTTTACTTTTAGTACCATCATGGTTTATTACAGATTCAATTACTTCATACTTTTGATCATAAGTTAAACCGTTTTCAACACCATTAATCTTTAAATTACATAAATCATTTAAAATATTAAATAAGTATGAAGTCATTGAATGTTTTGGTGCTCTTTTTTCTTTACTATTATATGTATCATAACCAGAAAGACGTTCAAAAAATTCTGATTCATCTTTTCAGCCATACTCACTTTTAGTTGTTTTTGAACTAGTAGTTCATCCAGGACCATCAAAATATTGTCTTTTTCTTTCGTATAATTTTATAAAACTTTCTTTAAATTCTTCATTTATTAAACCATTAGCTATTTGTGTATCTAATATTTTTTCGACTTCTTTTTTATATCAATCATGAGCAATTAATGCATCTTCTGCTTTTAATCCTCGATACTTACCAAATGTTTTAAAATTGTTTGCTTGAATATCAACAGGAAGTTTATCTTGTTTTGCATTAATTTCATCTAAACTAACATCTTCTTTTTTTTCTTTTTTTAATTCCATTAAATCGTCTTTATAATTAAAACTTCCTCTTTTTTTAGTGTAATTATAAAGTATTAACATTAATTCTTGTAAACTTATATTATTTTCAAGTGATTTTTTTCTAACTTCTAAATAGTCAATATTAAAATCAAGTTTATAAAAATCTTCATAACTATTTAAAAAATCAAACTTTACAAATAAATTTAGTAAATCTCTTTTTCTTAAAACTTTTCTTCTTAGATTTCTTCTTCTTCCTCTTTGCATTCTTCTATCAGAAGTAGTAGAAGTTTTTTGACCTCCAGCATTTGCTTCACTAAATAAACGTGATCCTGCATTTATGATTTTTTTATTTTCTATATCATAAATTGATCATCCAACTGAAGCTATACCTATATCTAATCCTACATTTACTTTTTTCATACCATTACTCCTTTTATTCTTAAATATTTAACTATAAACTTATCTTATATTCAAGTTAAAAACAAAAAAACAACTCTTAAGAGTTGTTTTTTAAACGAGTTATTAATAATATAACAAGGTTCAAATAAATCGCTTTTACAGAATAAAATTCTGTCTCAACAATTATTTGTGTTTTTTTGCTGTATGAACCTTTAATGTAATTAATATATACCAAATAAACTCAAATAGTTTTCATAATTTTTAAAAGTTTCAATCATAAATATTTCTGGTGTAAATTCATTTAACTTTCTATGTTAAATAAATCTTTTAAAATATGTGTTGAAAATCCACTAATTAAAACTACATTTTTTTCATTTTTAACCACTGGAAAACTTTGATCAATATCAAAGTCAACATTTCAAAAAATAATTTTTGGCAACTCAAGATTATAACTTTTAAATTCGTTTTTTCAATGTTCAAAGTTACTATCTTGATTATTTGATGTAGCTTGGTTAAACTCCATATCACTAATAATTAAAATATATTTTGGATTATCAGAGAAATTATTATTATTTTTCATAGATAATATTATTTTTTTAAATACTAGATCGATATTAGTCGTGCCAATTGCATCATGCGTTTTTAAAATATTAAAATCATCAATAAAATTACCTTTTAATTTAATAAATTTAGGTTGACTTTCAAATTCAATCAAAACATTTTTAAATACGCCTTGATTTTGATGTGCTAAAAACATTCCTAAACCCATTGAATTGTATAAAGGCAACCCTTCCATAGAACCACTAAAATCACACACTGGTAAAATATTTGTGTTTTCTGAACTACAATTTTTTTCATATTAATTCAATATGCAGCAGCTTCATTTATATCATAAAAAGCATGTTCGATAATTTCGTATGCAAAAAAGTTATTAGCATTTAAATTATTTGAATCACTAATTGATTTATTTATAAAATCATTGTATTTATCAAAATCATTTCTACTAAAAGCATTTGCATATTTTTTCAAAGATTTACCTGATAAGTTACTATAATTTATACTTTGATAATCTTTGATTCTTAAGTTATTTTCAAAAAGGTTTAATTTAACTCTTAAACTTGTAAGTAATTTACGATATGCTTTGTAATCAAAGTTTTTATCAAAATTTAGTTTAACTAAGTTAACAAATTTTTTAGCTAAAGTTATTTGTTTATAACTTGAAGCGTTGATTGAAGGCATTCATTTTGAAATTAATGAAATACTTTTATCACTTCGATTAACTTCGCTAATTAAAGTTGAATAAATTAATTCAATTAAACGCAAATCTGTTGAATTAATTGCAAGATTAATTGCATAATCATATCTACCTATTTTAAAATAACATCAAATAAAACTTGACGATCAACTTTATTACTTAAAAAATTAATCATCTTTTTGATACTCTTCTTTCTCCTTTTCCTCCTCTTATATCTAAGTAGTTTAAAAAGTTAAGAATAAATAGTTTGTTATTTTCTTCTCAAGCTTCATCAAAAACTTCTTTTAATAATTCGACAGGATAAAATTGTAAATTTTTAGAAAAAAGATCTAAGTTTTTATTTAAAGTAGATAAATAAGCAATAGCATTTTTGGTATTTTTTATTTGGTTAAGTTGATTTTGTAATTCAGTTAAAACCATATAAATACCCCCTAAAAGACACAAAAAAATAATTTTTAAAAAATTAAATATTTTTAAGTTTTTATTATTTTTTACAAAGATTTTTAATACTATTTATAACTCGTTAATTTTTATTATACACTTATTTATGTATAAACATAAAAATAATATTTTTTTTATACATAAATAAAGTTAAAAAATTTTTACTCTTGTAAAGTTGTAAAATATTTATAGGAGGAAAATATAATTGATTAAAAATATTGATGAGTATTTGATTAAAATTGAAAAAGACATTGAAAAAGTCTATGAAATTTCAAATAATTTAATGAGTTTTAAAAAAACAACTAAAGAAATTAAAAAAAGCATAATTAAAGATTGAAAAGATAAAAATATTGATAATAATCAAAAAGTTAATTGCTTAAGTACTTTAAAAAAAAGTTATAAAGAATATTTAAAGATTTTTGATAAAAAGAGTAAAGATAACTTTATAAATTTAAATCAACAATATAATCAATACATTGATACTTACAACAAAGATAAAAAACCTTTAAAAAAGAAAATATCTGTTAAAGCAATGAAAATTTTAGGAATAAGTTTAGTTCCATTAATGATGTTATTAGCTTTATGTATTAGTTATTTATGTGTAAACAAAATTAATTTAACTAATCAAAATTCTATAATTGCATTTAGTTTATCAATGATTATTTTAGTAGTTTGTTTAATATTTTTAGTTTTTATAATCATATTTTCAACTAAAAAATCAGTATTAGATTACAAGAATAAATCTTATATTTGTGCAAGCATTGGATTTACAGCAAGTTTTTTTGATACATTAGGAATTGGTTCATTTGCAACTAACACTGGTCTTTTAAAAGCAACAAAAAGTTTAAAAGATGATAAAAAATTACCAGGAACATTGAATATTGGTATGGCAATTCCAAACTTATTTTCTGGTGTATTATTTATGACAAGTGTTAGTGTTGATTTAACAACTTTAATTACATTTGTATTATCTGCAATTATTGGTTCTTTAATTGGAAGTAGTATTGTTAATAAAATTAATAAAAAACTAATCGCTATTATAATGGGAGTAGTTCTTGCAATTACTTCAATTCTAATGCTTTTAACAGTCAAAGGAATTGAAATATTTCCATCAGGAAGTGCTATGGGAGTTTCAGATGTTTGATGAAAATTATTCTTAGGATGTCTTGCTTTTGTATTTTTAGGAATGATGATGAGTTTTGGAGTTGGTCTATATGCTCCAGCAATGGCAGTTATTTCATTTTTAGGAATTAACTTCTTAGTAGTATTTCCAATAATGACTTGTAGTGCGGGGTTAACAATGCATATAAATGGTTATAAATTTTATTTTAAAAATAACTATATGCCAAAAACAAGCTTTTTTATGACAATGGGAGGTATAATTGGAGTTTTAACTTCTTATACGATTGTATTTTTAGGTTTAATTACTTTATTAAAAGTTGATCAAACTTTAATAACAGATATTTTTAAATGATTAAGTGTTTTTGTTATTGCCTATTCTTCTTATACTTTATTTAGAAGTTATTTTAAACAAAGAAAAGTTGTAATAAGTGCTATACCAAAAATAAGTTATACTATTGATTATTTGGATTTTAACAACTATATTAATAGTTTTTATACAAATACTTTTGTAAAAAATATCTAAAAAAAATGTTTCTTAAATAATTTTTAAGAAACATTTTTTTATTTGGTTTGTTATACTCTATTAGTTTTTATTTTTTTATTTTCTTTATAAGTTTTTTTTAATTCAAATATATCTTCATTAAAATCTTCTAAAAGTAAATTTCTTGTTCTTTGAGAAAAATATTTAACTTTGCCTAAAATTATTGTCATTAAAAACGTTACACAACAACTTACTAAAATTGATATTGCTCCTCATAAAAATCCTCCACCAAATCAAGTTGATACTCCAGTAGCATCTGGTGCTTTATGTTGGAACATTAAATAACCAAATATAGAACTTGCTCCTTGTAAAGCATAAGTGTTAGAAGCAACTAATACAAGACTTCCACAAAATACACCAATCGAACAAGCAATTAAAGGATATAAATGTTTTAAATTAACAGTAAATAATGAAGGTTCAGTTATACCTCCTACTATTGCAGATACACCATTTGATATTCCTAATTCTTTTAACTGTTTAACTTTTCTATTTAAAACTACAAAAGCAATTGTTGCTACTCCTTGCGAAACATTTGAAAGTGTACATAATCCTTGAATGATTGTTGCTCCATACATTGCTTGACCTTGTAAAATAATTGGTGTTAATGAATGGTGTAATCCAGTAATCACTAAAGGACCATATAACGCTCCAATTAAAGGAACTGCTATATATTTTGCAATGTAATTTGTACTTAATCAATTCACTGAAATTGATAAATAATTTGTAAATAACATTCCAATTGGAGCAATAATAAATACTGAAAATAAGAATGTAACTGCAATTATTAATACTGGACTTAAAATGTTTCTAGCAGTAACATTTTTTATTTTAGAAGTTCATCTTTCCATATAAGCTCCAAAAATTGCAACTATAATCATTGGAACCATTAAACCATTAAAGTTGATTTTAAAAGGATAAGTAGTTCCTTCTCCAAATAAAGTTCAACCAGGATATTGACCAAGAATTGTTTGACCTTCTTCAGGTTTTACATCTCCCATATTAATTAAACCCGGAGCAGTTAATACAACTGCAATTAATATTCCGTAAATTGGAGTACATCTCATTGCTTTAAAAACAGTATAACCTACAGCAATTGTTATAAATAATGAAAAAGTACTAGTCAATACATTTAAGATATCTGCAAATTGTCCTAAAAAATGAACACTATCTCCAGCTGAAGTATTAGCTCCATTTCATTCTACAGTTAATAACGATCAAATTGTTAATAAAAGTCCATATCCAATTAAGGGATAAACTATTGGGGAAAAAACTTTACTTATAAAAGATAAACACTTATTAGTAATTCCTTTTACTCGAAATTTACCTTTCATTTTTGATATTTCATCATTTTGTTTAGTAACAAAATTTATATCATCACTTGAGACTTTTATGTTTTTATCAATTATAGTTTTTCCATCAATATCATAGTTATTAATCTTACAAAATGTTTCATAGAAATTTTTAACATCCATCCCAATTATGACTTGATATTCATTTCCTCCAACATTTTTTTTAATACCAGTTGAATAACTTGCTTTTTTTATCTCTTCTTCATTTACTATGTCTCAATTTTTAAGTTGAAATCTCATTCTAGTCATACAGTGCATAAATGAAATGATGTTTTCATAACCACCAAGACTATTAAATAATTCTTGAGCACTGTTAATATAATCTTTTTTAATCATTACTCTATCCTTTCTTAGCTTCAATCATTTGTTTATATCAATATGCTGATTTTTTAAATTTACGACTTTGATCTTTTAAATCAACTTCAATTAATCCATAACGATTTTTAAAAGCATTTCTAAAACTTCAACAATCAAGTGCTGCTCATAAATGATATCCAAAGCAATTTGATCCATCATCAATTGCTTTTTTAATTTGTAGTAAATGATCTGTTAAAAATTCAATTCGATAGTCATCTTCAATCATACCTTGTTGATTTCTATAGCGTTCTTCATTTTCAACTCCCATTCCATTCTCTGCAATATATCAAGGAATGTTATTAAAATCATTTTTTATTTCCATTCCAATTTCATATAATGCTTCAGGATATATTTCTCAACCTCTATGAGGATTAATTTTTGCATTTTCTGGTATTTTTATTTCAAATTTATCCATAACTCATCTATTTAAATTATTTTCTTTACATTTAACTCGACAAGGAAAATAATAATTTATCCCTAAAAAGTCTATTTTAGTTTGTTTAATAATATCAATTTCTTCTTGGGAGTGAGCTGGCAACATATCATATTCTTTTAAAGTTTCTATTAAAATAGGATCAATTTGTCCATTATACATAATTTTTAAAGGTCCTCTATTTACATATGCATCATAAATTCTTGCTGCATCAATATCTTCTTTACTTTGTGAATAAGCATAAGTATAGTTTCAATTAAATACAACTCCAATTTTTGCTTTTAAATTATGTTTTTTGTATTCTAATAAAACTTTTGAATGTGCTAAAAATATTCCAAATGCTTGGTTAACAGCTTGTTTTGGATCATTTAATGCAGGATAATGTTTATCATTTAAATAACCTTCATAAACTGGAACTAAAGGTTCGTTAAATGTAACATAATAATCAACTTCGTCATTAAATTCTTGAAAAACAAAGTTACAGTAGTTTACAAAACTATTAATCACTTCACGTGATTCTCATCCACCCTTTTGATGCGCTCATAAAGGCATATCAAAATGAAATAATGTCATAAATATTTTGATGTTATTTTTTTTATACTCGTTAATATAATCATGATAAAAATTTACAGCTTCATGGTTAAGGTTTTTACCATCAGGAAATAGTCTCGCTCATGAAAAACCAGTTCTTAATGAATCAAATCCAATTTCTTTAAACATTTTTATATCATTTTTATAATGTCTAGTAATGTCACAAGTTATTTCTGGTCCAACACGATCATAAAATAACTCTGGATGTTCTTGAAAGTATTTATCAAAAGTTAAATCCCCAATTTTTGTAATACCCTTTCCTTCTGTTTGCATAGAACTCATAGAAGCTCCAATTTGAAAATCTTTTTTAAATATAATCATATATTATTCCTCCTAATTTGATACTAACTATTAGAATTTTTTTTACAATTAAAATATCATAATAGAGAAATTTTTCATAAATTAAGAAGTTTTTTGTTAATATAAATAAGAGGTAAATTTATGTTTAAAAGTATAAAAGAAAAGCTAACTTTAATTAAAAATAATTTGGAAAATCAAACTCATATTTTAATAGCAAACTATTTATTAGAATGTATTGAAAATAAAAAAACACCCAAAATAAATGAGTGTTCTAAAAAAGCATTTTGTTCTGAATCAGTTATAACTGCTTTTTCAAAAAAATATGGATATGAAGGATTTAAAGAATTAGCTACAAGAATTAAAGTAGAAATTGAATATTATAACTATAATACAAAACATAATAATATTGAAAATGAAAAAAATAAATATTATAAAAAGTTATTACTTAATTCTTTTGAAATGATTGATGATCAATACTTAAAAACTCAAAATATAATTAACTCTATAAAAAATGTTAAACGCATTTTTGTATTTAGTAGTTATCAACAAATGTTTAATGCTGAATTATTTACAAGTGAATTGAATTTATTAGGATATGATGCAAGGTTTAATTTTCAAAGAAAGCTAAATCAAGCATGAATAAATATTATTGATCAAAATGATTTAGTAATAGTTATGGCATTTGGATTAGATAATCAATACTTAGTAAATCATTATGAATTAATTAAAAATAAAACTAAAAACATATTTTTAATAAGCTCTCCTTCTCAAATGCACAAATTTGAAATATATAAAGAATTAATTGTTGTTGATTGTTATGAAAGAGCAAATATAACAGAATCAACTAGAAGTATTTTATTAATGTATTTGTTAAGTCAAATAGTATTTGAATTAAATAGTTAACTATTATATTTATGTAGATAATAGATATATGAAATAAAAAATAATCTTGACTTTAGAACAACTTTTTTAAAAAATAAATTATCTATTTATTATTTAATTGATAAAACATTGTATTTTTATTATATAAAATAATTTACAATAGAAAATAATCATCTAAAATTGATAAATAGTAAAAAATAGATAAACAAAGTTCGTTTATATAGTTTCTTATATTTAATTCTATTTTTCCATCTAAAAAAATAATTTGTGTATTATGGGTGCTTAGATTCCTGATTTCATATAAAAAATTTGTATACAAACCAATTTTGTCAAAATAATCAACATATTTTGATTTTTTAAAACTAATATCTCTAATAAATTTTCTTTTGTCCTTTATATTTAATAATTTTATAAAGTCATTATTATGAGTTTCTATAGTTGTTTTTAAAATGCATTCGGTTATGTCATATCTATTAATAATATTAATTATCAATGTTTCAAGCTCAATTCTTTGTATATCTAAATAAAATAAATCAATATCTTTAATTTCGTAAATTTTTTTAGTTACATATGAATTAAAAAATAATAAGTCAGTTTTTATATGTTCATAATAAACTTTATTATTAATTTGAAAACTAATTTCTTCTATTAAGGATATTAGTGTAAATTTTATGTTTTCAATACTTGTATTAAAGTTTAATAATATATTTAGAAACTTAGATATTTTATCATTTAAATATTGACAAGAAAAAAATTAATTTTTTCTATATTGATATTAGAACTCAATAAAATCTTAAAAAACTTATTAATTTTTTTAAAGCATGCATATTGTTTAACCTCTATTTATTTGTAGAAATAGTTTTTTTATAT
It includes:
- a CDS encoding sulfite exporter TauE/SafE family protein, with translation MIKNIDEYLIKIEKDIEKVYEISNNLMSFKKTTKEIKKSIIKDWKDKNIDNNQKVNCLSTLKKSYKEYLKIFDKKSKDNFINLNQQYNQYIDTYNKDKKPLKKKISVKAMKILGISLVPLMMLLALCISYLCVNKINLTNQNSIIAFSLSMIILVVCLIFLVFIIIFSTKKSVLDYKNKSYICASIGFTASFFDTLGIGSFATNTGLLKATKSLKDDKKLPGTLNIGMAIPNLFSGVLFMTSVSVDLTTLITFVLSAIIGSLIGSSIVNKINKKLIAIIMGVVLAITSILMLLTVKGIEIFPSGSAMGVSDVWWKLFLGCLAFVFLGMMMSFGVGLYAPAMAVISFLGINFLVVFPIMTCSAGLTMHINGYKFYFKNNYMPKTSFFMTMGGIIGVLTSYTIVFLGLITLLKVDQTLITDIFKWLSVFVIAYSSYTLFRSYFKQRKVVISAIPKISYTIDYLDFNNYINSFYTNTFVKNI
- a CDS encoding glycoside hydrolase family 1 protein; translated protein: MIIFKKDFQIGASMSSMQTEGKGITKIGDLTFDKYFQEHPELFYDRVGPEITCDITRHYKNDIKMFKEIGFDSLRTGFSWARLFPDGKNLNHEAVNFYHDYINEYKKNNIKIFMTLFHFDMPLWAHQKGGWESREVINSFVNYCNFVFQEFNDEVDYYVTFNEPLVPVYEGYLNDKHYPALNDPKQAVNQAFGIFLAHSKVLLEYKKHNLKAKIGVVFNWNYTYAYSQSKEDIDAARIYDAYVNRGPLKIMYNGQIDPILIETLKEYDMLPAHSQEEIDIIKQTKIDFLGINYYFPCRVKCKENNLNRWVMDKFEIKIPENAKINPHRGWEIYPEALYEIGMEIKNDFNNIPWYIAENGMGVENEERYRNQQGMIEDDYRIEFLTDHLLQIKKAIDDGSNCFGYHLWAALDCWSFRNAFKNRYGLIEVDLKDQSRKFKKSAYWYKQMIEAKKG
- a CDS encoding DUF2828 family protein, whose amino-acid sequence is MEGLPLYNSMGLGMFLAHQNQGVFKNVLIEFESQPKFIKLKGNFIDDFNILKTHDAIGTTNIDLVFKKIILSMKNNNNFSDNPKYILIISDMEFNQATSNNQDSNFEHWKNEFKSYNLELPKIIFWNVDFDIDQSFPVVKNEKNVVLISGFSTHILKDLFNIES
- a CDS encoding DUF2828 family protein, which gives rise to MRLIELIYSTLISEVNRSDKSISLISKWMPSINASSYKQITLAKKFVNLVKLNFDKNFDYKAYRKLLTSLRVKLNLFENNLRIKDYQSINYSNLSGKSLKKYANAFSRNDFDKYNDFINKSISDSNNLNANNFFAYEIIEHAFYDINEAAAYWINMKKIVVQKTQIFYQCVILVVLWKGCLYTIQWV
- a CDS encoding PTS transporter subunit EIIC, whose translation is MIKKDYINSAQELFNSLGGYENIISFMHCMTRMRFQLKNWDIVNEEEIKKASYSTGIKKNVGGNEYQVIIGMDVKNFYETFCKINNYDIDGKTIIDKNIKVSSDDINFVTKQNDEISKMKGKFRVKGITNKCLSFISKVFSPIVYPLIGYGLLLTIWSLLTVEWNGANTSAGDSVHFLGQFADILNVLTSTFSLFITIAVGYTVFKAMRCTPIYGILIAVVLTAPGLINMGDVKPEEGQTILGQYPGWTLFGEGTTYPFKINFNGLMVPMIIVAIFGAYMERWTSKIKNVTARNILSPVLIIAVTFLFSVFIIAPIGMLFTNYLSISVNWLSTNYIAKYIAVPLIGALYGPLVITGLHHSLTPIILQGQAMYGATIIQGLCTLSNVSQGVATIAFVVLNRKVKQLKELGISNGVSAIVGGITEPSLFTVNLKHLYPLIACSIGVFCGSLVLVASNTYALQGASSIFGYLMFQHKAPDATGVSTWFGGGFLWGAISILVSCCVTFLMTIILGKVKYFSQRTRNLLLEDFNEDIFELKKTYKENKKIKTNRV
- the cas9 gene encoding type II CRISPR RNA-guided endonuclease Cas9 (Cas9, originally named Csn1, is the large, multifunctional signature protein of type II CRISPR/Cas systems. It is well known even to general audiences because its RNA-guided endonuclease activity has made it a popular tool for custom editing of eukaryotic genomes.), whose amino-acid sequence is MKKVNVGLDIGIASVGWSIYDIENKKIINAGSRLFSEANAGGQKTSTTSDRRMQRGRRRNLRRKVLRKRDLLNLFVKFDFLNSYEDFYKLDFNIDYLEVRKKSLENNISLQELMLILYNYTKKRGSFNYKDDLMELKKEKKEDVSLDEINAKQDKLPVDIQANNFKTFGKYRGLKAEDALIAHDWYKKEVEKILDTQIANGLINEEFKESFIKLYERKRQYFDGPGWTTSSKTTKSEYGWKDESEFFERLSGYDTYNSKEKRAPKHSMTSYLFNILNDLCNLKINGVENGLTYDQKYEVIESVINHDGTKSKNITLKIIAKLLKVKESDITGYRIDKDEKPNFTKFESINKIRSILISSNLKYDFISLKNIDLLDKIVEILTVFQSSDSRKEQLLKINSNLLDDKQIEAISLISLTGTHSLSAKTMNIAIEEMWYENKNHMQIFSENNIKPDYNIKIDRKFTKMPVLRQKISEMYISPVVKRSLIESLKIIKEIEKMSDIEIKDIVIELARESNSEDRKKYINEIQKKNEKERTEIEKNYNQNTKRIDFKTRLKLTLLNEQDGKCVYSGEKIDITRLFNDPNYCEIDHIIPFSVSLDDSRTNKVLVLQNENQQKGKKTPYEYFREIHRDWEQFKSLMYINYVGSKKFGKYGYNKYQNLIFEQDINDTEVKKSFINRNLNDTRYATLEVKNYLTFFKKELKKPYSIKTINGGFTNYIRNNFLYLPKKDRDDFKHHAVDATICALAPIIDIYDGRTMNKIIGELDEKEIIKREEINLIVNDINSFDYKFTKKIEKSSNKMMFNETIYSCKVIDNNLYKIEKIDLLSKDSEKIKKINKLFTIDYKDLLVYESDPKTFNHLKKIYDTYINDVDKDNKPVKNPFHHFVYELNEKILKQSNEKNPPNIRYLKYNNGVVNQYTKITHKFKNIKKGKEIVMTGSNTLGWDLFYSQQYNLYKVLPITHKVAYFVSNKNNSNINFKTKEYEQEKLLYKIDETYKKKFTLFKNNELMFEYDGEILNYIVVGFNKNSESFEFKFLNKSVEKGKRIFKTIKKMKKIRLVTSNLTRTKIKYLD